In one Streptomyces venezuelae genomic region, the following are encoded:
- a CDS encoding response regulator transcription factor, with translation MEQQPHDPTPGAPARPGTAGAGRILVVDDDPTVAEVVSGYLDRAGYAVDRAGDGPTALARAAERRPDLVVLDLMLPGMDGLEVCGRLRAQRPVPVIMLTARGDEDDRILGLEVGADDYVTKPFSPRELVLRVESVLRRARPRSDARRLVAAGLTADPAARRATKHGSELALTLREFDLLAFFLAHPGHAYSREDLMREVWGWDFGDLSTVTVHVRRLRGKIEDDPARPRLIQTVWGVGYRFEPAGEAAPETLDAAPTPAEM, from the coding sequence ATGGAGCAACAGCCGCATGACCCGACACCGGGCGCACCCGCACGGCCCGGGACTGCCGGAGCCGGACGGATCCTGGTCGTCGACGACGACCCGACCGTCGCCGAGGTCGTCTCCGGATACCTCGACCGTGCCGGATACGCCGTGGACCGTGCGGGCGACGGGCCGACGGCCCTGGCCCGGGCGGCCGAGCGCCGACCCGACCTCGTGGTCCTGGACCTGATGCTGCCGGGCATGGACGGCCTCGAGGTCTGCGGCCGACTGCGCGCCCAGAGGCCCGTACCGGTCATCATGCTGACCGCGCGCGGGGACGAGGACGACCGCATCCTCGGCCTGGAGGTCGGCGCGGACGACTACGTCACCAAGCCGTTCAGCCCCCGCGAACTCGTCCTGCGGGTTGAGTCGGTCCTGCGCCGGGCCCGGCCCCGCAGCGACGCGCGCCGCCTGGTCGCGGCCGGTCTCACCGCCGATCCGGCGGCCCGTCGCGCCACCAAACACGGATCCGAACTCGCCCTCACCCTCCGGGAGTTCGACCTGCTGGCCTTCTTCCTCGCCCACCCCGGCCACGCCTACAGCCGCGAGGATCTGATGCGCGAGGTCTGGGGATGGGACTTCGGCGATCTGTCGACCGTCACCGTCCACGTGCGGCGGCTGCGCGGCAAGATCGAGGACGACCCGGCCCGGCCCCGCCTGATCCAGACCGTCTGGGGCGTCGGCTACCGCTTCGAGCCCGCGGGCGAGGCGGCCCCGGAGACCCTAGACGCCGCACCCACCCCCGCGGAGATGTGA
- a CDS encoding sensor histidine kinase yields MRDILLIALFAFLGAAAAGALGALALCLLRRRSLTASLAVVASVAVGAMLAGTLAVAQAMFLSSHDLTVVTTVVAMAAVVSLATALLLGRWVVARSRELALAARSFGDGGAFAAPGVPATAELEELSRELAATSARLAESRDRERALEASRRELVAWISHDLRTPLAGLRAMSEALEDGVAADPDRYLRQIRSEVERLNHMVGDLFELSRIHVGALVLTPSRMSLYDLVGGALAGADPLAREHGVRLVGDRVEPVPVEVDGKEMSRVLGNLLVNAIRRAPADGTVAVAATRSAEGVVLSVTDGCGGIPEEDLPRVFDTGWRGTHARTPPAGAGLGLAIVRGIVEAHHGRAAVRNIPGGCRFEVTLPAAGT; encoded by the coding sequence GTGCGCGACATCCTCCTCATCGCCCTGTTCGCCTTCCTCGGCGCCGCGGCGGCCGGGGCGCTCGGCGCCCTCGCGCTGTGCCTGCTGCGCCGGCGTTCGCTCACCGCGTCCCTGGCCGTCGTCGCCTCCGTGGCCGTGGGCGCGATGCTCGCCGGAACGCTCGCCGTCGCCCAGGCGATGTTCCTGTCCTCGCACGACCTGACCGTGGTGACCACGGTCGTGGCCATGGCGGCCGTCGTCTCGCTGGCCACCGCGCTGCTGCTCGGCCGCTGGGTGGTCGCCCGCAGCCGTGAACTGGCCCTCGCGGCACGCTCGTTCGGCGACGGAGGAGCCTTCGCCGCGCCGGGCGTCCCGGCCACCGCGGAACTGGAGGAACTGAGCCGCGAGCTGGCCGCCACCAGCGCCCGGCTCGCCGAGTCGCGCGACCGCGAACGCGCCCTGGAGGCCTCCCGCAGGGAACTCGTCGCCTGGATCTCGCACGACCTGCGCACCCCGCTCGCGGGCCTGCGCGCGATGTCCGAGGCGCTGGAGGACGGCGTCGCCGCCGACCCCGACCGCTATCTGCGTCAGATCCGCAGCGAGGTCGAGCGCCTCAACCACATGGTCGGCGACCTGTTCGAACTCTCCCGCATCCACGTCGGCGCGCTCGTCCTGACGCCCTCCCGGATGTCGCTGTACGACCTGGTCGGCGGCGCGCTCGCCGGCGCGGACCCGCTCGCCCGCGAGCACGGTGTCCGGCTCGTCGGCGACCGGGTCGAGCCGGTGCCGGTGGAGGTGGACGGCAAGGAGATGAGCCGGGTCCTGGGCAATCTCCTGGTCAACGCGATCCGCCGGGCCCCGGCAGACGGGACGGTCGCCGTCGCGGCCACCCGCTCCGCCGAAGGCGTGGTCCTGTCCGTCACCGACGGCTGCGGCGGCATCCCCGAGGAGGATCTGCCGCGCGTCTTCGACACCGGCTGGCGCGGCACCCACGCCCGTACACCCCCCGCGGGCGCCGGCCTCGGACTTGCCATCGTCCGCGGCATCGTGGAGGCGCATCACGGCCGCGCCGCCGTACGCAACATCCCGGGCGGCTGCCGCTTCGAGGTCACCCTCCCCGCAGCCGGGACGTAA
- a CDS encoding NAD-dependent epimerase/dehydratase family protein, producing the protein MRVLVTGGAGFIGSHVVEALAARGHEPFVFDVREDAGADVRDADAVRGALSGVDAVCHQAAMVGLGNGFTDAAEYVSRNDLGTAVLLGAMAEAGVRRLVLAGSMVVYGEGRYACARHGVVRPGPRAVDDLAAGRFEPTCPACGAALTSGLVTEDAPVDPRNVYATTKLAQEHLAAAWARSTDGSAISLRYHNVYGPRMPRDTPYAGVASFFRSALARGEAPRVFEDGAQRRDFVHVRDVAAANVAALEATSAGGALRVYNTGSGEPHTVGEMARALAAAYGGPSPVVTGEYRLGDVRHITADSSRLRSDLGCKPEVGFQEGMAEFAVAALREEG; encoded by the coding sequence ATGCGTGTACTGGTCACCGGCGGTGCCGGGTTCATCGGGTCCCATGTCGTCGAGGCGCTCGCGGCGCGCGGGCACGAGCCTTTCGTGTTCGACGTGCGCGAGGACGCGGGAGCGGACGTGCGGGACGCCGATGCGGTGCGCGGCGCACTGTCCGGCGTGGACGCGGTCTGCCATCAAGCGGCGATGGTCGGGCTCGGCAACGGTTTCACCGACGCGGCGGAGTACGTCTCGCGCAACGACCTCGGCACGGCCGTCCTGCTCGGTGCGATGGCGGAGGCGGGGGTGCGCCGGCTGGTGCTCGCCGGGTCGATGGTCGTGTACGGGGAGGGGCGGTACGCGTGCGCTCGGCACGGCGTCGTGCGGCCGGGTCCCCGCGCCGTCGACGACCTGGCGGCGGGACGCTTCGAGCCCACCTGCCCGGCCTGCGGCGCCGCCCTGACGTCCGGACTCGTCACCGAGGACGCCCCGGTCGACCCCCGCAACGTGTACGCGACGACCAAGCTGGCCCAGGAACATCTGGCCGCCGCCTGGGCCCGCTCGACGGACGGCTCGGCGATTTCGCTGCGCTACCACAACGTGTACGGGCCCAGAATGCCCCGCGACACCCCGTACGCGGGCGTCGCGTCCTTCTTCCGCTCGGCGCTCGCCCGCGGAGAGGCCCCGCGTGTCTTCGAGGACGGCGCGCAGCGACGGGACTTCGTCCACGTACGGGATGTGGCGGCGGCCAACGTGGCGGCGCTGGAGGCCACTTCGGCGGGCGGTGCGCTGCGGGTCTACAACACCGGCAGCGGGGAGCCGCACACCGTCGGCGAGATGGCGCGGGCCCTGGCCGCCGCGTACGGAGGCCCTTCCCCGGTGGTCACCGGGGAGTACCGGCTCGGCGACGTCCGCCACATCACGGCGGACTCGTCCCGGCTCCGCTCCGACCTGGGCTGCAAGCCCGAGGTCGGTTTCCAGGAGGGGATGGCGGAGTTCGCGGTGGCGGCGCTGCGGGAGGAGGGGTAG
- a CDS encoding endo-beta-N-acetylglucosaminidase H yields the protein MRTVALALSAVAALTLGTTALTTTTDAAAAPAPAPAVKKQGPTSVAYVEVNNNSMLNVGKYKLANGGGNAFDVAVIFAANINYDTTKKAAYLHFNENVQRVLDNAATEIRPLQEKGIKVVLSVLGNHQGAGFANFPSKQAASTFAKQLSDTVSKYRLDGIDFDDEYAEYGNNGTGQPNASSFVHLVTALRANMPDKIISLYNIGPAASRLSYGGVDISSKFNYAWNPYYGTWQVPGISLPKSKLSPAAVEIGGTSRSTVAGLARRTVSEGYGVYLTYNLDGNDRSADVSAFTKELYGSDAVYTR from the coding sequence GTGCGGACCGTCGCGCTCGCGCTCTCGGCAGTCGCCGCCCTCACCCTCGGCACGACCGCCCTGACCACCACGACCGACGCGGCAGCGGCCCCCGCGCCTGCCCCGGCGGTCAAGAAGCAGGGGCCGACCTCGGTGGCGTACGTCGAGGTGAACAACAACAGCATGCTGAACGTCGGCAAGTACAAGCTCGCCAACGGCGGTGGCAACGCCTTCGACGTCGCCGTGATCTTCGCGGCGAACATCAACTACGACACGACCAAGAAGGCCGCGTACCTGCACTTCAACGAGAACGTGCAGCGCGTTCTCGACAACGCCGCCACGGAGATACGCCCTCTCCAGGAGAAGGGCATCAAGGTCGTCCTCTCGGTGCTCGGCAACCACCAGGGTGCCGGGTTCGCCAACTTCCCTTCCAAGCAGGCGGCGTCGACGTTCGCGAAGCAGCTGTCGGACACCGTGAGCAAGTACCGCCTCGACGGCATCGACTTCGACGACGAGTACGCCGAGTACGGCAACAACGGCACCGGCCAGCCCAACGCGAGCTCGTTCGTGCACCTGGTGACGGCACTGCGCGCGAACATGCCGGACAAGATCATCAGCCTCTACAACATCGGCCCTGCCGCGTCGCGCCTCTCCTACGGCGGCGTCGACATCTCGTCCAAGTTCAACTACGCCTGGAACCCGTACTACGGAACCTGGCAGGTCCCCGGCATCTCCCTGCCCAAGTCCAAGCTGTCGCCGGCGGCCGTCGAGATCGGCGGGACCTCGCGGAGCACGGTCGCCGGCCTCGCCCGCCGCACCGTGAGCGAGGGGTACGGCGTCTATCTGACGTACAACCTCGATGGCAACGACCGCAGCGCCGACGTCTCCGCGTTCACGAAGGAGCTGTACGGCAGTGACGCCGTCTACACGCGGTAG
- a CDS encoding acyl-CoA dehydrogenase family protein, whose product MVTDSAVSPGGYVPPTVDVPALAELLDGEYSEVRTLVRANLATYAGVLDEAEELGFDAFRERVREVVVEMAATGQTGMGFPKKYGGGGDIGASIAAFETLAFGDLSVLVKVGVQFGLFGGAILQLGTERHHEAYLPRLITGELMGCFAMTETGHGSNVQALGTVARYDADSREFVITTDGDAARKDYIGNAARHAELAVVFAQLEVGGEHKGVHAFVVPVRVDGAVAPGVRIEDDGRKMGLNGVDNGRIWFDGVRVPREALLNRFADVTAEGVYESPIDNPDRRFFTMLGTLVQGRVSVAGGAINAAKVALAIATKYGDRRRQFEAAADGEEQVLLDYGMHQRRLLPLVARTYALHFAQDVVRTQLHEVFSGIADDERARRELEARAAGTKALATWHATRTIQECREACGGAGYLAVNRFAALKADSDVFATFEGDNHVLLQMVAKGLLTHYASEFENMDQLGMVRYVTGLAVDTVIEKTSAHKLLERVRDLLPGGDEWDQEAGLFDSEYQLAMLRFREEHMLAGLARRLKRGMEQEKHPGVVFSQVQDHVIAVAHAHVERLVLEAFVEKVRQMPDGNGDGENKAAMALLCDLFALSTIEADRAWFMEHGRLTVQRSKAVHREVNDLCRKVRPIAGDLVDAWNIPPEMLRSPDLVG is encoded by the coding sequence ATGGTCACCGACAGCGCCGTTTCCCCGGGGGGCTACGTGCCCCCCACCGTCGACGTCCCGGCTCTCGCGGAGCTGCTGGACGGCGAGTACTCCGAGGTCCGCACTCTGGTCCGGGCGAATTTGGCGACGTACGCGGGCGTGCTGGACGAAGCGGAAGAGCTCGGCTTTGACGCGTTCCGGGAGCGTGTGCGTGAAGTCGTCGTCGAGATGGCGGCGACGGGGCAGACCGGCATGGGCTTCCCGAAGAAGTACGGCGGGGGCGGTGACATCGGTGCGTCGATCGCCGCGTTCGAGACGCTCGCCTTCGGCGATCTCTCGGTACTCGTGAAGGTCGGCGTGCAGTTCGGGCTCTTCGGCGGCGCGATCCTGCAGCTCGGCACGGAGCGCCACCACGAAGCGTACCTGCCGCGTCTGATCACCGGGGAGCTGATGGGCTGCTTCGCGATGACCGAGACGGGGCACGGCTCCAACGTCCAGGCTCTCGGCACCGTGGCGCGGTACGACGCCGACAGCCGGGAGTTCGTCATCACCACCGACGGCGACGCGGCGCGCAAGGACTACATCGGGAACGCGGCCCGTCACGCGGAGCTCGCCGTCGTCTTCGCGCAGCTGGAGGTGGGCGGGGAGCACAAGGGCGTGCACGCTTTCGTCGTGCCGGTCCGCGTGGACGGTGCGGTGGCTCCCGGCGTCCGGATCGAGGACGACGGCCGCAAGATGGGTCTCAACGGCGTCGACAACGGACGGATCTGGTTCGACGGCGTGCGCGTGCCCCGCGAGGCACTGCTCAACCGGTTCGCCGACGTGACCGCGGAGGGCGTCTACGAGAGCCCGATCGACAACCCCGACCGCCGCTTCTTCACCATGCTCGGCACGCTGGTGCAAGGGCGGGTCAGCGTCGCGGGCGGCGCCATCAACGCCGCCAAGGTCGCGCTTGCGATCGCCACCAAGTACGGCGATCGGCGCCGCCAGTTCGAGGCGGCCGCGGACGGCGAGGAGCAGGTGCTCCTCGACTACGGAATGCATCAGCGCCGCCTGCTGCCGCTCGTCGCCCGCACGTACGCGCTGCACTTCGCCCAGGACGTCGTGCGCACGCAGCTGCACGAGGTGTTCTCGGGCATCGCCGACGACGAGCGCGCCCGGCGCGAACTGGAGGCGCGGGCCGCGGGCACCAAGGCCCTGGCCACCTGGCACGCCACGCGCACGATCCAGGAGTGCCGCGAGGCGTGCGGAGGCGCCGGATATCTCGCGGTCAACCGGTTCGCCGCCCTGAAGGCCGACAGCGACGTCTTCGCGACGTTCGAGGGCGACAACCACGTGCTGCTGCAGATGGTCGCGAAGGGGCTGCTGACGCACTACGCGAGCGAGTTCGAGAACATGGACCAGCTCGGCATGGTCCGGTACGTCACGGGGCTCGCCGTCGACACGGTCATCGAGAAGACGTCCGCCCACAAGCTGCTGGAACGGGTACGCGACCTGTTGCCCGGCGGCGACGAGTGGGACCAGGAGGCGGGCCTCTTCGACTCGGAGTACCAGCTCGCCATGCTCCGCTTCCGCGAGGAGCACATGCTCGCCGGTCTGGCGCGCCGGCTCAAGCGCGGAATGGAGCAGGAGAAGCATCCGGGCGTCGTCTTCTCGCAGGTGCAGGACCACGTCATCGCGGTGGCGCACGCACACGTCGAGCGGCTGGTGCTCGAAGCGTTCGTCGAGAAGGTGCGGCAGATGCCCGACGGAAACGGTGATGGGGAGAACAAGGCCGCGATGGCCCTGCTGTGCGACCTCTTCGCCCTCTCCACCATCGAGGCGGACCGCGCCTGGTTCATGGAGCACGGCCGGCTGACGGTCCAGCGCTCCAAGGCTGTCCACCGCGAGGTGAACGACCTGTGCCGGAAGGTCCGGCCGATCGCGGGCGACCTCGTCGACGCCTGGAACATCCCGCCGGAGATGCTCCGCTCCCCCGACCTCGTGGGGTGA